One Glandiceps talaboti chromosome 2, keGlaTala1.1, whole genome shotgun sequence genomic region harbors:
- the LOC144453315 gene encoding mitochondrial import receptor subunit TOM20 homolog: MISKAAFGIAAGVCGTLFIGYCIYFDRKRRSDPLFRQKLKEKRQKKKKDKQDKNSDKFNLPDFKDTEAVQKFFLEQVQLGEELLAEGDFENGVEHLTNAVAVCGQPQQLLQVLQQTLPAQVFQMLLQRYPVVSKRVALSAAGSGAIIEEELE, from the exons ATGATTTCTAAAGCTGCATTCGGTATTGCTGCTGGGGTATGCGGTACTCTCTTCATTGGTTACTGTATCTACTTCGACAGGAAAAGGAGGAGTGACCCACTATTCAGACAAAAACTGAAGGAAA AGAGgcagaagaagaagaaagacaaACAGGACAAGAATTCAGATAAATTTAAT CTGCCAGATTTCAAAGACACAGAAGCAGTTCAGAAATTTTTCCTTGAACAAGTACAGCTTGGAGAGGAATTACTTGCAGAGG GTGATTTTGAAAATGGTGTTGAACATCTGACAAATGCTGTGGCAGTTTGTGGTCAGCCACAGCAACTACTTCAAGTTCTACAACAAACCCTGCCAGCCCAAGTCTTCCAGATGCTTTTACAAAGATATCCAGTTGTGTCTAAG AGAGTAGCCTTATCTGCTGCTGGCAGTGGAGCCATCATTGAAGAGGAACTTGAGTGA